TCTTGTCGCCGCGCAGCGCGTCCAGCAGTACCCGCTCATAGGCATCAGGATGGCCGCCCGGCGTGTCAAACGAGCGGTGATAGGAAAAGTCCATATGCACCGGCTCCACCGCGTCACTCAGACCCGGCTTCTTGGCCAGCAGCTGCAGGCCGATGCCCTCGCCCGGCTGGATGCGGATGGTCAGGATGTTGTCATCTGTCAGGTGGCTTTCATCGGTGAAGTCGATGCGGATGTCAATCGTCTTCTCGGCCAGGGCCTTGCCGGTCCGCAGCAGTACCGGCACGCCGCGCCAGGCCTCAGTATCGATGGAGAGGCGCAAGGCGGCGTACGTCTCGACGGTGCTGGTAGGATTGCCGGTTTCGTCGCGGTATGTGTCGTACTGGCCGCGCACGGCCTGCTCCGGCACGTCATCGGCGCTAATCGGCTGAATCGCCTCCAGCAATTCCAGCTTACGGGCATGGATGGCCTCCGAAGACAGGCTTTCCGGCTCGGCCATCGTCACCAGCGCCAGCAGTTGCAACACATGGCTCTGGATAAGGTCGCGCAGGGCGCCGGTCTGTTCATAAAAATCAGTGCGCCCCTCAATACCGATAGCTTCGGCAGCCGTCACCACTATCGATTTGACCGTCCCGGCATGCCAGGCCGTCCTGAACAGCGGGTTGCGGAAGCGGAAGGTCAGGATGTTCTGGGCCGTCTCTTTGGCCAGGTAGTGGTCGACACGGTAAATCTGCTCCTCGGTAAAATGCGTTGCCAGGTCGGCGATCAACTGCCGGGCAGAGGCCAGGTCGTAGCCAAAGGGCTTTTCTATCAGCAGGCGGGATTCGGCCGCCTCATCATGGCGGCAGCCGCGCTGCAGGCCGCTTTCGCCCAGGCGCAGCGCCATCTGTGAGAACTGTTGGGCCGGTACCGAGAGATAGAACAGGCGCGCCATACAGACGCCAGCTGCGTCTTCGGCGGTATCCAGCCGGTTGCGCAATCCCTGGTAATCCGCGCCGTTCATCATATCCATGGTAACGATTTCCGTCCGGGCCCGCAGCCGCTCCAGCAGCGCCGGCTCGGCTTTCTCGCCCAACGTCTGTGCCAGTTTTTCAAAGACCGTCTCCACCTGCAGCTGGCGCCGGGTGGTGCCGATCAGCCGGAAGGTCTCCGGCAACAACTGGTACTTCTCCAGATAATACAGGGCGGGCAGCAATTTGCGGTTGGCCAGGTCGCCAGTGATACCAAAGATTACCAGGCTGGCCGGCGGCAATGTCGGCGCGGCATTAAGCATGTGGATTCTCCTTATTGATGGCATTGATGGCATGCCCGCCAAAACCGTTCCTGGTCGCAGCCAGCAGTTTGGTGCCGTAATTGACGCCGCCCTGGCGTGAGGCCAGCCGCACCGCCAGTGAGGCCGCCAATACCGGCGTCTCGATAGCCTGGGCCATGGCTGTCTCTACCGTCCAGCGCCCCTCGCCGGACTCCGCCACGAAGCCGTCGATGCCCTGCAGCTCGGGGTTCTGCTTCAGCACGGCCGCGATGATCGCATTCAGCCCGCTCTGCACGATACTGCCGTGTTGCCACAGTTCCGCCACTGCTGCCACATCCACCTCCGGGTAGTCTTTACCCTCCTTGAGCAGCCGGAACCCTTCGGCATAGGCCTGCATCAGCCCGTATTCGATGCCGTTATGGACCATTTTGACGTAGTGGCCGGCACCG
This window of the Candidatus Saccharibacteria bacterium genome carries:
- the zwf gene encoding glucose-6-phosphate dehydrogenase, with amino-acid sequence MLNAAPTLPPASLVIFGITGDLANRKLLPALYYLEKYQLLPETFRLIGTTRRQLQVETVFEKLAQTLGEKAEPALLERLRARTEIVTMDMMNGADYQGLRNRLDTAEDAAGVCMARLFYLSVPAQQFSQMALRLGESGLQRGCRHDEAAESRLLIEKPFGYDLASARQLIADLATHFTEEQIYRVDHYLAKETAQNILTFRFRNPLFRTAWHAGTVKSIVVTAAEAIGIEGRTDFYEQTGALRDLIQSHVLQLLALVTMAEPESLSSEAIHARKLELLEAIQPISADDVPEQAVRGQYDTYRDETGNPTSTVETYAALRLSIDTEAWRGVPVLLRTGKALAEKTIDIRIDFTDESHLTDDNILTIRIQPGEGIGLQLLAKKPGLSDAVEPVHMDFSYHRSFDTPGGHPDAYERVLLDALRGDKTLFASADEVLASWRIIEAVVQRWGQDGTGLQFYTGGSWGPAAADELAEKAGASWR